One genomic segment of bacterium includes these proteins:
- a CDS encoding divalent metal cation transporter: MEKRNGNGEGLSLREAHGSVFVPAGGPGWRRWLAVAGPALMVAVGYMDPGNWATDLAAGSRY; encoded by the coding sequence ATGGAGAAGCGGAACGGGAACGGCGAGGGGCTGTCGCTGCGCGAGGCGCACGGGTCGGTCTTCGTGCCGGCCGGCGGCCCCGGCTGGCGGCGCTGGCTGGCCGTCGCCGGCCCGGCGCTGATGGTCGCCGTCGGCTACATGGACCCGGGCAACTGGGCGACCGACCTCGCCGCCGGCAGCCGCTACGA